GGCGGCGCCGGCAATTTTCGCGATCTTCTTCTTCATTTTGCCGCTCCCTTTTCGGCGATCACTTGAATGGCGTCGCCGTCTTTCAAGTCGTTCTGACCGACGGTGATGATTTTTTCTCCCCCGTTGAGCCCGCTCAGGATCTCGATATTGCTGCCGTCAGAGCGGCCGGTCAGCACGGGGCGGGTGGTGACGGTGGAACCGTCGGTGACCATGATGACGCGCTCACTGCCGCGCTTGACAACGGCGTTTTTCGACACCACGATAGGCGACCTGGCCTCACCATTCGGCAGGGTGACCTCGGCGTACATGCCCGATTTCCAGAGCCCCGACTGGGGAAGGCTCAATTTGACGGGATACTCTTTGCTGGCGCTGTTGGCGATGGGGCTGACGGCGATCACCTTGGCCTCAAAAACCTCTGAGGAGACCTGTTCGATGCGCGCCTTCATCGCCTGACCAACCTGGATCTGCTTGATATACTCCTCAGGAACGCTCGCTTCCACCACCGGTTCGCTGCTGACGATGGTCAGCAACGTGTTGGCCGCAGGCGCTGTAGCCGCCATCTCCCCTTCATGGGCAGGCTTGGAGGCAATGCGGCCGTTGACGGGAGCGGTGAGCACTGTCGCTTCGAGGTTCAGCCGCGCCTGGTCGACGATAGCGCTCATCTGCGCCACGGCGGCTCTTAGGCTCTCCAGCGTCTGGGCGGTGGCCCCTTCGAGCATCTGGCTCTGTTGCTGCAGCAACTGCTCGTAGGTGGTCTGGGCCTGTGTCAGGGCCAGTTGGGCCGACTCGAGTTGATTTTTCGAGGCTGCGCCGGCGTCAAAGAGCGACTGCGTCCGTTCCATCGTCTTCTTGGCGATGTCCAGGGAAGCCGCCGCAGCGGTCACCTTTTGTTCCATCTGCTGCCGCTCCTGCGGCCGCGCGCCGTTTTCCGTGTCAGCCAGCCGCGCCTGGGCGGCCCTCAGGTTTGCTTCTGCCTGGGCGAGGGCGACGCGGTAGTCGCGGTCATCCAGTTGAATCAGCGGCTGACCGGCTGTGACTTCTTGTCCCACATCGACGAGGACCTTGACGATCCTGGCGTTGAGCTTGCTCATGATGGCCGATTCCGTTTCCCCCATGACCCGTCCGGTTACCACACGGGCCTTGTTAAGTCCCTGTTCCCCCACTGTTTCGACGACCACTTTATGTACCTTCGAATCGGGGGCCGCTCCGCCGCTGCAGCCGGTGAGGGTGAGCGCTGTCGCAACGACACACCCCAGGGCGATCGCTTTGACACCGATTTTCCGATGGATTTGTTGGTTCGGCATGTCTGTCCTCCTGTCTTCTGCTATGGCTGTGTCCAACTATGCAAGAGCAAGGCGATGCTGCCGCGAACGAACGCCTCGTCCAGCGGGGGCAGGTGTTCCATCTGCATCCGTTCCTTGTGCAGATAGGCCGTAAAGAAGTGCCCAAAAAACATCTGCACGGCGATGCGGGAATCGATGGGCGCCAGCTCGTCGGCAGCGATCTTGCGGTCGAAATAGGATTTCATCAATTCCGTGTTCTGCCGAACGATGTCCATGAAAAGACCGCCGAACTCGCCATTGTGCAATCCCTCACTGACGAGAATGGAGATCAGGTTTCGCCGTTCCCGCAAAAAACCGACAAACCCCATCGCTACCCGGAACAGGCCTTCGTCGATCGGCTTCTCTTCAATCTCGCCGATCAATTTTTTCAGGACCGTCGCGAAGGTCCGTTCCCGCAAGGCCTCACGAAAGAGTTCTTCCTTGTTCTCAAAGTAGTGATAGATGGTGCCGACGGTGACGCCGCATTTCTGGGCGATGCGCTTGATGGTGGCGCCTTCATACCCGTGCTGGCAGGCAAGCTCCATAGCCGCCGCCTTAAACATGTCGCGCCGTTCGGAACCGCAAAGGTCCGTCAACTCTTTATCGCCTCCCACGCCTGCTAATCTAGCGCCTGCCGCGCCTTATGCGCCTCTGCGCCTGTTTAAAATCCCTACTCTTCGTAGACTTCAACGCCTTCTAGCCGCTCCTAAATGAACGTTCATTTAGCAAACTTCATTTTTTCATGAAAGAGAAAACCTGTCAATATAAAAAAAATCCGCCGACTTTTCAATCAGCGGCGAGAACCGAAGAGCAACCGGCTAAGTCCCGTCTGGCGCACCTCGACGGCCCGCTCGGGGCACATCTCCTGGCAGCAGAGGCAACCGATGCACTTGTCCTTGTCCAGTTGGGGGATCCCCTCCATCTGTAGCGCGTCGGCGGGACAACTCTGCAGGCAGATGCGGCAACCGATACACTTGTCACGGTCGAAGGCGGGCAAGGGCCTTAGCGAACGTGAGATGGGTCTGGCTAAGAAGGGCGGCAGGTGGTTTTCGACGAAGTTGACCCGGCGGTGCGAGGCCGGGCGGAAAGGAACCGGCGTGATCCTTTCACCATCATCCAACAGGAGCAGCGGTCCGACGAGCCCCCGCGCCTGGGCGACGCGGTCCATCTCGATGTCCTTGACGGCGATCAGGGACAGGGCGTAGTGGTCCAGGCTGAAGGGACAGCGCGAGGCCAGCAGGTACCCGAATGGTTTCGGTTCCCCCGCCGTCGGCCCGTCTCCCTCCATGCCGATGACGCCGTCCATCACCGTCAGCGCCGGACGGAGGGCCAGGTTGAGTTCCACCAGCAGTTCGCCGAAGGGCTTTCGCTCCTGCACCCGGAAATGGTATTCGGCCTTGCGCATCCCCGGGATGGCGCCGTAGAGGTTTTTGACCGCCCCCGTGTAACCCGTCTGGGCATGGGTCTTGATCTTGGGTAGGTTGATGATGGCGTCGGCTTCGTAGAGCACTTTGAGGAAGGACACTTTGCGCAGCGGGCTCCGCTCCGTGAGGGGAACTTCGACTTCGGCCGTGTCATAACTGACCTCGATGCCTAACCGCTCCGCCACGGCAGCCATGCCCGTCTTTTTATAGACCATCCTCAATCCGGCCGTGTTGGCCGAGGGACCGCCGGGGCTGTCGACAATGAAAGGCGTCGCCCCCAAGGCGATGACCGCCTTGGCGACAGCTTCCACCAGGGCCGGATGGGTCGTCACGGCGGCTGCCGGATCTTTCCCCATCACCAGATTCGGTTTGAGGGCGACCCGCATGCCAGGGCGGATCGTGACGGCTAAGCCGCCCAGACGCTCCAGCAGGCGCGCGACAGCGGTGTCTATCTCCCCCTGTTCATAACTCCGGCAGGCCGTGATCGCCACTGCTTTTCCTTTTCCGGTCAAATTCCGTCACCTCGAATCGCTTCCACTAGTATCATACTCGCTGGGGAGATTTAGCCGAACAATCACTCCGAACGGGCAGGTTCTTTTCCCCCCCGCGTCAGCATGTATAAGGCGATCCCCGTGATCACCGTGATCCCCGCCACCACCGCATAGCGCATCGCCGGATCGTGAACGGTGGCGATGATTCCGGCGTAACCGAAGAAGATAAAAATCGCCGCCGAGGCGTATTTGACGATCCGTTCGGGGATCTTCTTGCCGAGGACGACACCGACGAGGATGCCAATCACATTCGAGATCATCATCCCTGTCGTCGTGCCCATCCAGACGGGGATCAGGTTGTGATACTTCGCCGCCAGGGCGACGCTGGCCAACTGGGTCTTGTCCCCCATCTCGGCGATAAAAAAGGCGATCGTCACCGTCAGGAAGGGGCCGAAGTACTCCTTCTTGTCCTCCCCCTCCAATTCATCGCCGCGGACCGTCCAAAGACCGAAGAAGATAAAGGAAATGGCCGCCGCCAGTTGGATCGTCTCCATCGGAACAAATGCGGTCAGGTAATCCCCCAGCGCCACCGCCAGGAGATGGTTGAGCAGCGTGGCGACGAAGACACCGGCCAGGACCGTCGCCGCCTTATAGCGGGTGGCAAAGGCCATGCCCAGCAACTGTGTCTTGTCTCCCATTTCCGCCAGCACAACAAAGATGGTGGATGCCCAGAATGCTTCCATACAGTTTCCTCCCTTAATGCATTGATGGTCATACGCGGACAATGCTTTGACTTACATTCGCTGGGGTTACAGAAACAGGCGAAAAGGGGAGAGCAACAAAACAGAAAGACCTTGGACACGCCAAAAAACGTGTCCAAGGTCTCGTTAAGCCGGTGTTATCCAAACCGCAGATACGGCTTGTCCAGGCCGGCAAGGCCAGGCGCTGACGCCAGTTTGTTGACCTTGCCTGTGAAACTACTCCCCTCAGGCGATCTTATGGTAATCCATAAATCGGGCCCTGTCAATCCCGAGAGCACAGCGCCGCCTCACAGCGATAAATCGGCATCCCCTGACGGGAGAATCGGCGCTCATACTCCGTCATCACCCTTGCCGACAACGCCATTGTCTCCAGCGCAGGGTCCTTGTGCAGATCGAAAGTTACCTGTTCGAGCGCGAAACTGTTGGCCTCGAACTCCTCCAGGGAAAACCGGAAGAGGTTCTCATTGTCCGTCTTGAAACGGACCTTGCCGCCCGTTTTTAGATAACGCCGGTAACGTTCCAGAAAGCGCCGGTGGGTCAGCCGCCGCTTTGCATGACGCGCTTTGGGCCAGGGGTCGGAGAAGTTTAGGTAGATGCCGTCGACCTCGCCGGCGCCAAAGATGTCGACGGTCTGCTCCACATCGATCCACAGAAAAGCCAGGTTGGGCGCCTCCCACTTTTTCGCCAGTTCCAGCGCGTCCAGGAGGACCTCCTCGCGCAGTTCAGCGCCAATCCAGAAGCGTTCGGGACACTCCCGGGCCATTTCATTGATAAACCGTCCCCTGCCTGTGCCGAGTTCCAGATGGATCTCCACCGGCTCCGGCCGTTGAAAACCGAACCGACTGGCGATATAGTCCTGCCACCGGCCTTGCCATTCCGCAGGCTCCGTCACCAGCCAAGGGGTATACTGCAAAATCTTTTCCCGCGTACCTGGGATTCGTCGTAACCGCATATTAACCTCGTTTTTTCACGCGAATCGATTTCTATTTTACACTATCCTCGTTGCAGTCCAGGTCGTTTTGACCGTCTTTTGTTTTTCTGTCTTCGTTTTCACTTCTGTCGTTTGCGTTCCCGCCGATCAGGCTGGCCATATCTTCGGGAATTTGGGAAGTAACCTTCACCGCCTCACCGCTGCGAGGCTGGAGTAGCGTCACCCAGGCTGAATGCAATGCCTGACGGCCGATGCGGAACGAGTCGCCCCCATACAGACGGTCCCCGAGCAGCGGCGTGCCCAGATGGCGGAAGTGCACCCGGATCTGGTGGGTTCGCCCCGTTTCCAGGATAACCTCCGCCAGTGCCAGATGCCGTTCCGGTTCCGCTTCAGCTTCCGCTGCGCCCTTCGTCTCCAAGGCTGACGGTTCAAAAACCTGCGTCACCCGGTAGCGGGTGATCGCTGTTTCTCCGTCATCGCGGACCATGCGTCGCATGTGATGTTCGGGGTCGCGACCGATGGGCGCGTCGATGATTCCCACCGGCTCCGCCGGCAGACCGCGCAAAATGGCCAGGTAACCGCGCTGCAAGCTCCCGTCGCGGAGTTGCCGATCCAGCGCTTGGTGGGCGAAAGCGTTCTTGGCGAAGACACAGATGCCTGTCGTGTCTTTGTCCAGCCGGTGCAGCGGCCGAACCCTCGCCTTAATCCCCTTCTCGGCGAAGTAGTGGGCCACGCCATGGGCCAGGGTCGGCCGGAAGCGTGCCCTCTGTTCCGGCGGGTGCACCTCGATCCCCGGCGGCTTGTCGAGGATGAGCAGGTCGGCGTCTTCGTAGAGCACCTTCAGGTCCATGGCGACCGGCGCCAGGTTGCCTTCCTCCTCCTGATGAACACAGACTTCGAGTAGATCGCCTTCCTTGACCCGCCGGTCGAGGTGGGCCCGTTTTCCGTTTAGACGAAAACCGTCGGTCCGGGTCAGGATCTGCAAGCGCCGGCGGGAAAATCCCAGGCAGAACTGCAGAACGCTGCCAATGCGCCGCCCCTCTTCCTCCGGCTTAATCCGGTGAGCCAACCATTCCTTCGACACGGCCACAATCCTTTCAATAGGTATGGATCTTCTCGATCAACTTCGCCACATTCTCGCCGAAACGGCGCACCGTACGCAGGCCTTCCTCATCATTCATCGCCTCGCCGGGGTTGCGGCCAAAGACGATATTCCAGTAGGTGGATCCGGCGACGATCATCTCGCTGATAAAGTAAAACATCAGCATCTCCTGGAGCGTCGACGTCAAGCCGCCGCGCCGGCCGACGGCGATGGGGCCGCCCACCTTCCAGGACAAGAAGCGGTCGCTGGCCATGGAGACCATGCTGATCCGCTGCACCGCCGACATCAGGTCGCCCCGGGCCGTTCCGAAATAGACGGGCGCGCCCACCACTAGACCCTGGGCGTCCCGGATTTTATCGATGATCTCATTCAGGCCGTCATTGAGGGCGCATTTGCCCGACTTGCATTGGCCGCAAGCGACACAGGACTGGATGTTCTTTCCGGCCAAAGAGACAATCTCCGTCTCCATGCCCGATGCCTGAATCGCCTCAGCGCAGGCTTGCAGCACCTGCATCGTATTGCCTTTTTGACGGGGGCTTCCTGAGATGAGGATGACTTTCTTCATACACTATCCCTCCATCATGCGTTCCTATGCGCCAGCGATTCCGGCGCTGCTGTCAGATCCTCCAGAAAGTGTATCATAATCTCCCCCTCCGGGGAATCGGGCGGCCCCTTCCGATAAAGATAAAAAGCGCCTCTTGTCTGTAAGGACAAAAAACGCTTTGTAAACCTCCCGATGATGGCTTACCTATCGAGGACCGATACCTAGGCCCTCACGTCGATCCGCTGGCCCAGACGGGGATTGACGCTCTGCTCCATCATCCGCGTGTCGGCGGAACCCTGCTGCTGCGCCATATCCATCGCCTTTTTCAGCACCAGCATGTGGACGATGTCCCCGTTGGATGCGGCGTTGACCAGCGTCGGCGCAGGAAGTTGGGATATGTTCATGCCGCTCACCTCCTGAGTTTTCCCGAACCAAAAGCCCAGGCCTGTCCGCTTGCGCTAGCCTGTTCTTTTTCATTATAGCGGTTCGTTCCCCAGCGCGCATAGGACCCAAGTCGGAAAAAACAAAAAAGCCTTGCCTTTCCGGCGCCCCCTTCGCGATAATAGGCAAAAAAAGCGGTTCCACCGGCAATCCGGTTTCCCCGCTTTTTCGCATCTACAGGCGCAGTGTGCGTCTCTTCCGTTCCCTCGGCCAGTCCTTACCGTCACACCGACTGATTCAGCAACTGCCGCTTGTTCGTCGTCACCGGCGTGTACATGAGGTCATAGTACTCGCGGCACATGCGGTGGGAGGAGAACTGCCAGCGCGACATGTCGATGCTGAGCATCATCATCTCGACCCAATGCTTGCGGTTGTGGTTGTACATGGGCAGCACTTCCTGCAGCAGCACCCGGTAGAGGGACTTCATGTCCAACTCATCCTGCTCCTGTGGCGAAAGGTTCTCGCCGGGGTGGAAGTCGAGCAGCCAGCCGTTGATACCGTGCTGCACCCCTTCGCCAACCCAACCGTCTTCCACGCTCAGGTTCAGCACACCGTTCATGGCCGCCTTCATCCCCGAAGTGCCCGAGGCCTCCTGGGGCCGGCGCGGGTTGTTCAGCCAGATGTCGCATCCGCGCACCAGCAGCGTGGCGATGTCCATGTTGTAGTTCTCGA
The window above is part of the Heliomicrobium undosum genome. Proteins encoded here:
- a CDS encoding YjfB family protein; translation: MNISQLPAPTLVNAASNGDIVHMLVLKKAMDMAQQQGSADTRMMEQSVNPRLGQRIDVRA
- a CDS encoding DUF362 domain-containing protein, with the protein product MTGKGKAVAITACRSYEQGEIDTAVARLLERLGGLAVTIRPGMRVALKPNLVMGKDPAAAVTTHPALVEAVAKAVIALGATPFIVDSPGGPSANTAGLRMVYKKTGMAAVAERLGIEVSYDTAEVEVPLTERSPLRKVSFLKVLYEADAIINLPKIKTHAQTGYTGAVKNLYGAIPGMRKAEYHFRVQERKPFGELLVELNLALRPALTVMDGVIGMEGDGPTAGEPKPFGYLLASRCPFSLDHYALSLIAVKDIEMDRVAQARGLVGPLLLLDDGERITPVPFRPASHRRVNFVENHLPPFLARPISRSLRPLPAFDRDKCIGCRICLQSCPADALQMEGIPQLDKDKCIGCLCCQEMCPERAVEVRQTGLSRLLFGSRR
- the trmB gene encoding tRNA (guanosine(46)-N7)-methyltransferase TrmB, which codes for MRLRRIPGTREKILQYTPWLVTEPAEWQGRWQDYIASRFGFQRPEPVEIHLELGTGRGRFINEMARECPERFWIGAELREEVLLDALELAKKWEAPNLAFLWIDVEQTVDIFGAGEVDGIYLNFSDPWPKARHAKRRLTHRRFLERYRRYLKTGGKVRFKTDNENLFRFSLEEFEANSFALEQVTFDLHKDPALETMALSARVMTEYERRFSRQGMPIYRCEAALCSRD
- a CDS encoding efflux RND transporter periplasmic adaptor subunit, which produces MPNQQIHRKIGVKAIALGCVVATALTLTGCSGGAAPDSKVHKVVVETVGEQGLNKARVVTGRVMGETESAIMSKLNARIVKVLVDVGQEVTAGQPLIQLDDRDYRVALAQAEANLRAAQARLADTENGARPQERQQMEQKVTAAAASLDIAKKTMERTQSLFDAGAASKNQLESAQLALTQAQTTYEQLLQQQSQMLEGATAQTLESLRAAVAQMSAIVDQARLNLEATVLTAPVNGRIASKPAHEGEMAATAPAANTLLTIVSSEPVVEASVPEEYIKQIQVGQAMKARIEQVSSEVFEAKVIAVSPIANSASKEYPVKLSLPQSGLWKSGMYAEVTLPNGEARSPIVVSKNAVVKRGSERVIMVTDGSTVTTRPVLTGRSDGSNIEILSGLNGGEKIITVGQNDLKDGDAIQVIAEKGAAK
- a CDS encoding flavodoxin family protein, whose product is MKKVILISGSPRQKGNTMQVLQACAEAIQASGMETEIVSLAGKNIQSCVACGQCKSGKCALNDGLNEIIDKIRDAQGLVVGAPVYFGTARGDLMSAVQRISMVSMASDRFLSWKVGGPIAVGRRGGLTSTLQEMLMFYFISEMIVAGSTYWNIVFGRNPGEAMNDEEGLRTVRRFGENVAKLIEKIHTY
- a CDS encoding TetR/AcrR family transcriptional regulator, whose product is MTDLCGSERRDMFKAAAMELACQHGYEGATIKRIAQKCGVTVGTIYHYFENKEELFREALRERTFATVLKKLIGEIEEKPIDEGLFRVAMGFVGFLRERRNLISILVSEGLHNGEFGGLFMDIVRQNTELMKSYFDRKIAADELAPIDSRIAVQMFFGHFFTAYLHKERMQMEHLPPLDEAFVRGSIALLLHSWTQP
- a CDS encoding RluA family pseudouridine synthase; this translates as MSKEWLAHRIKPEEEGRRIGSVLQFCLGFSRRRLQILTRTDGFRLNGKRAHLDRRVKEGDLLEVCVHQEEEGNLAPVAMDLKVLYEDADLLILDKPPGIEVHPPEQRARFRPTLAHGVAHYFAEKGIKARVRPLHRLDKDTTGICVFAKNAFAHQALDRQLRDGSLQRGYLAILRGLPAEPVGIIDAPIGRDPEHHMRRMVRDDGETAITRYRVTQVFEPSALETKGAAEAEAEPERHLALAEVILETGRTHQIRVHFRHLGTPLLGDRLYGGDSFRIGRQALHSAWVTLLQPRSGEAVKVTSQIPEDMASLIGGNANDRSENEDRKTKDGQNDLDCNEDSVK
- a CDS encoding TMEM165/GDT1 family protein, with amino-acid sequence MEAFWASTIFVVLAEMGDKTQLLGMAFATRYKAATVLAGVFVATLLNHLLAVALGDYLTAFVPMETIQLAAAISFIFFGLWTVRGDELEGEDKKEYFGPFLTVTIAFFIAEMGDKTQLASVALAAKYHNLIPVWMGTTTGMMISNVIGILVGVVLGKKIPERIVKYASAAIFIFFGYAGIIATVHDPAMRYAVVAGITVITGIALYMLTRGGKEPARSE